The Bacillus sp. Y1 genome has a window encoding:
- a CDS encoding UDP-N-acetylmuramoyl-tripeptide--D-alanyl-D-alanine ligase, protein MIKRTIKKLTEMMTIINEVDQFEQVEISGVSIDSRKIDKGNLFVPFKGANSDGHLFVEAAIQDGAAAALWQKDVPNPPIGLPILIVENTLEALQQLSRSYRNELNVKVVGITGSNGKTTTKDMTANLLSLSYKVQKTEGNFNNHIGLPLTLLRLEEDTDIAVVEMGMSALGEIEFLSKLAKPDVVIVTNIGESHLQDLGSRENIAKAKLEIVSGINENGLIVYNGDEPLLRKGISDYEGSAELQTFGRSSENTLYPVSIVQKDDGSTFTINKGDGEFHLPVLGTHNILNALGSMLIANYFDVSFEKMNEGFAHLKLTSMRMELVPGIKGEKIINDAYNASPTSMRAAIDLVTTLSGYEKKILVLGDMLELGPNEENFHYEIGSGVNKEAIDYVFTYGKLGQFIAEGAKSVLPVDRVKAYDSKPELISELKKYTDDKTLLLVKASRGMRLEEVVHELQK, encoded by the coding sequence GTGATAAAAAGAACGATCAAAAAACTAACGGAAATGATGACTATCATAAATGAAGTTGATCAGTTTGAACAGGTAGAGATTTCTGGAGTCTCCATTGATTCTAGGAAGATTGATAAGGGGAATTTATTTGTCCCTTTTAAAGGAGCCAATTCGGATGGGCACCTATTTGTAGAAGCGGCTATTCAAGATGGTGCGGCTGCAGCACTATGGCAAAAGGATGTGCCTAACCCGCCTATTGGACTTCCGATCCTAATTGTTGAAAATACGTTAGAGGCATTACAGCAGCTTTCACGTAGTTATCGAAATGAGCTCAATGTTAAAGTAGTAGGAATAACAGGTAGTAATGGGAAAACGACAACGAAGGATATGACGGCGAACCTTCTTTCTCTTTCGTATAAAGTTCAAAAGACGGAAGGAAATTTTAATAATCATATTGGCTTGCCTTTAACGTTGTTAAGATTAGAAGAGGACACGGATATTGCGGTAGTTGAAATGGGAATGAGTGCACTAGGGGAAATTGAGTTTTTATCAAAGCTAGCTAAGCCAGATGTTGTTATCGTAACAAATATCGGAGAATCCCATTTACAGGACTTAGGTAGCAGAGAAAATATTGCAAAAGCTAAGCTTGAGATCGTTTCAGGAATCAATGAAAATGGCTTGATTGTTTATAACGGAGACGAGCCACTTCTTCGTAAAGGTATATCAGATTATGAGGGAAGTGCTGAGCTTCAAACATTTGGTCGTTCTAGTGAAAATACCTTATACCCTGTATCAATAGTCCAAAAGGATGACGGCAGTACGTTTACGATCAATAAGGGTGATGGGGAGTTTCACTTACCGGTTCTTGGTACCCATAATATTTTAAATGCTTTAGGTTCCATGCTAATTGCAAACTACTTTGATGTTTCATTTGAAAAGATGAATGAGGGCTTTGCTCACTTGAAACTGACAAGCATGCGAATGGAGCTTGTTCCTGGAATAAAAGGTGAGAAAATCATCAATGACGCTTATAATGCGAGTCCAACATCCATGAGGGCAGCAATCGATCTGGTTACCACTCTTTCTGGGTATGAGAAAAAGATTCTTGTTCTCGGTGACATGCTTGAACTTGGACCAAATGAGGAGAATTTCCATTATGAAATTGGGTCAGGTGTTAATAAGGAAGCGATCGATTATGTATTTACATATGGGAAGCTCGGTCAATTCATAGCAGAGGGAGCTAAATCTGTCCTCCCAGTGGATCGAGTAAAAGCTTATGATAGTAAACCGGAGTTAATCTCTGAACTAAAGAAATATACGGACGATAAGACTCTTTTGCTTGTGAAAGCATCAAGAGGAATGCGTCTGGAAGAAGTAGTTCATGAGTTGCAGAAATAA
- a CDS encoding PH domain-containing protein, translating to MSNSKRLHPIAAVTNFFKQLKELIVPFIAFFVFGTKASEGDLWFFMGSISIVIVVLGIGVLNWLRFSYRLEEGELRMEYGLLVRKKRYIPFDRIQSLDFSEGILHRPFGLVKVKVETAGSSGAADAEAVLTAITKEEANRIQEIIAQAKGKFVEESLDTEVDNISESVEENVIYKITSKELLLLATTSGGVGVVLSAMVAFLSQLDDLIPYESAYREVERMISNGIVVVAVLVFLGFLLAWVVALIGTMVKFARFTVKKTEREIIISRGLLEKRQITIPLNRIQAVRITENILRQPFGLCSVYMISAGGSVRNTEGSKVLLLPAVKKGQVAQILQEHLPISATTQEFNKPPKRSLPRYLLRGSLMVVPLVIAAITIFKLWGLLSIILFVFSSAWSYLIYKDAGWSIEGQQLNIQYRGLIKHTLFMKKHNVQSLDYKESIFQRRKNLASMTSLIKSGMGAIGGTIVDIEKQDAREIYHWYSHSQKAPF from the coding sequence ATGTCTAATTCGAAGCGACTTCATCCAATAGCAGCAGTCACGAATTTTTTCAAACAGCTTAAAGAGCTTATCGTACCGTTTATTGCCTTTTTTGTATTTGGAACAAAAGCATCAGAAGGCGATCTTTGGTTTTTTATGGGGTCTATTTCCATAGTCATTGTGGTACTCGGAATTGGAGTATTAAATTGGCTTCGCTTTTCCTATCGATTGGAAGAGGGGGAGCTTCGCATGGAGTATGGCCTGCTTGTAAGGAAGAAGAGGTATATTCCATTTGATCGTATTCAAAGCCTTGATTTCTCTGAAGGAATCCTTCACCGGCCGTTTGGTCTTGTAAAGGTGAAGGTGGAAACAGCTGGATCCAGTGGTGCAGCGGATGCAGAGGCGGTTTTAACCGCCATAACAAAGGAAGAAGCGAATCGGATTCAAGAAATTATTGCTCAAGCGAAGGGGAAATTTGTTGAAGAGTCTTTGGATACGGAAGTTGACAACATATCAGAATCTGTGGAAGAAAACGTTATTTATAAAATTACCTCGAAGGAACTTCTTTTATTAGCTACTACCTCTGGTGGGGTGGGGGTGGTTCTTTCGGCGATGGTGGCATTTTTGTCTCAATTAGATGATTTGATCCCTTATGAAAGTGCCTATCGTGAAGTAGAGAGGATGATATCAAATGGTATCGTCGTCGTTGCTGTTCTCGTCTTTCTAGGGTTCTTACTCGCTTGGGTGGTAGCATTAATTGGAACCATGGTGAAATTCGCTCGATTTACGGTTAAGAAAACAGAAAGAGAGATCATTATATCAAGGGGCTTGTTAGAAAAGAGACAAATCACCATTCCGTTGAATCGAATTCAAGCAGTCCGTATTACAGAAAATATTTTAAGACAGCCCTTTGGATTATGTTCGGTTTATATGATCAGTGCAGGTGGTTCTGTAAGAAATACAGAGGGGTCGAAGGTGCTATTATTACCAGCTGTGAAAAAAGGGCAGGTTGCACAAATCCTTCAGGAGCATCTTCCAATTTCAGCTACTACGCAGGAATTTAATAAGCCACCGAAACGATCTCTTCCAAGGTATTTGCTCCGTGGATCATTGATGGTTGTTCCATTGGTGATAGCTGCAATTACCATTTTTAAACTATGGGGCTTACTGTCCATTATACTTTTTGTGTTCTCTAGTGCTTGGTCGTATTTAATATACAAAGATGCGGGATGGAGTATTGAGGGTCAGCAGCTAAATATTCAATATCGAGGGCTTATTAAGCATACGCTATTTATGAAAAAGCATAATGTTCAATCACTGGACTACAAAGAAAGTATTTTTCAAAGAAGAAAGAATCTAGCATCTATGACAAGCCTCATTAAATCGGGGATGGGAGCAATCGGTGGGACGATTGTTGATATTGAAAAGCAGGACGCCAGGGAGATTTATCACTGGTATTCTCATAGCCAAAAAGCGCCTTTTTGA
- a CDS encoding alpha/beta hydrolase yields the protein MIGCLCIHGFTGAPFEVEPLVLFLQKHTDWRMVTPTLPGHGETLKLKGVAYHDWIDHAERELKSLLETCDEVYVIGFSMGGMIASYLAVHYPVDKLVLLSAAAYYMNPKQLAVDIKEMVKDTFRGGLLENEMFLRYKRKIKETPLAATIQFRQLVSTVRPLLPDIHIPTFIAQGNVDGIVPPKSARFLFDRISATEKKMVFYQNAKHLICHCQERNQLFEEVLSFLKGEE from the coding sequence GTGATTGGTTGTCTATGTATCCATGGTTTTACCGGTGCACCTTTTGAGGTGGAGCCGTTAGTTTTATTTTTACAGAAACATACAGACTGGCGAATGGTTACACCAACTCTTCCTGGACATGGTGAAACACTAAAACTTAAGGGAGTAGCCTACCATGATTGGATTGACCACGCTGAAAGAGAATTAAAGTCTCTTTTAGAAACTTGCGATGAAGTGTATGTGATTGGTTTTTCAATGGGTGGAATGATTGCTAGCTATTTAGCGGTTCATTATCCGGTCGATAAGCTGGTACTATTGAGTGCAGCTGCCTATTATATGAATCCAAAGCAGCTGGCAGTAGATATAAAAGAAATGGTGAAAGATACGTTTAGAGGCGGGTTATTGGAAAATGAAATGTTCCTCCGCTATAAACGAAAAATAAAGGAAACACCACTAGCAGCAACGATACAATTTAGACAATTGGTATCTACTGTTCGACCGTTGCTGCCTGACATTCACATACCAACCTTTATTGCACAAGGGAATGTGGATGGAATTGTCCCACCCAAAAGTGCTCGGTTTCTTTTTGATAGAATCAGTGCGACGGAAAAGAAAATGGTCTTTTATCAGAATGCGAAGCACCTGATTTGCCACTGTCAGGAAAGAAATCAGCTCTTTGAAGAAGTGTTATCGTTTCTTAAAGGGGAGGAATAG
- a CDS encoding PH domain-containing protein: MNEPQKRISDKALSVWRITGAITSVIIVILAGGVIWLSNVFLWPIWVVIAAVAVIILHVYLYVYLFPLLRWKRWRYEVREQEIELQQGVFVVKRTLVPMIRVQHVDTRQGPLLKKYGLATVDVSTAATVHEIPALLVEEAEELRQFISRLARVADEDV; the protein is encoded by the coding sequence ATGAACGAACCACAGAAACGAATTTCAGACAAGGCCCTTTCAGTGTGGCGCATAACAGGAGCCATTACTTCTGTCATTATTGTGATTCTGGCAGGGGGAGTGATTTGGCTGTCAAATGTATTTTTATGGCCCATTTGGGTTGTAATAGCTGCAGTTGCAGTAATCATTCTGCATGTTTATTTATATGTGTACCTATTTCCTTTATTACGTTGGAAGAGGTGGCGCTATGAGGTAAGAGAGCAGGAAATCGAGCTCCAACAAGGTGTGTTTGTTGTAAAGAGAACGCTTGTCCCGATGATAAGGGTACAACATGTGGATACGAGACAAGGACCTCTTTTAAAAAAATACGGACTTGCTACTGTTGATGTATCTACAGCGGCAACCGTACACGAAATCCCTGCTCTTCTGGTGGAGGAGGCAGAGGAGCTGCGTCAATTTATTTCAAGATTAGCAAGGGTGGCGGATGAAGATGTCTAA
- a CDS encoding rhomboid family intramembrane serine protease, with protein MFIRTESFKDFTRYYPIITGIVFIHIVLYLLMVLPFFPGGLIFERLAGVNLYIMEGELWRLVTPMFLHSGFPHLLFNSFSLVLFGPGLEHILGRKSFITLYLSTGILANIATLFLKPLTYTHVGSSGAIFGLFGIYLAMIFFRKEMLSRENTQVVLSIVVIGVIMTFVNANVNVTAHIFGLLAGLILGSFAIDRGKELTSSFQRITKRTLTSSGGPKKWSPTSIMLALLIFLALIGLLSR; from the coding sequence ATGTTTATCCGAACGGAGAGCTTCAAAGATTTTACCCGTTATTACCCCATTATAACCGGTATTGTCTTTATTCATATTGTTTTGTACTTACTTATGGTTCTCCCCTTCTTTCCAGGTGGTCTGATTTTTGAAAGGTTAGCTGGTGTAAATCTTTATATTATGGAAGGTGAACTTTGGAGGTTAGTGACTCCTATGTTCCTTCATAGTGGGTTTCCACATCTTCTATTTAATAGCTTTTCCCTTGTCTTGTTTGGTCCGGGTCTAGAGCATATCCTCGGAAGAAAAAGCTTTATCACCCTTTATTTATCAACAGGAATTCTTGCAAACATAGCTACCTTATTTTTAAAACCATTAACTTACACACATGTCGGGTCAAGCGGAGCTATTTTTGGATTGTTTGGGATTTATTTAGCCATGATCTTCTTTCGGAAAGAAATGCTTTCTCGTGAAAACACACAGGTAGTGTTATCTATTGTCGTAATAGGTGTGATCATGACATTCGTTAACGCAAACGTAAATGTGACGGCTCATATTTTTGGTCTTCTTGCAGGTCTTATTCTTGGCTCCTTTGCCATTGATCGTGGAAAAGAGCTTACCTCCTCTTTTCAGAGAATCACCAAAAGAACACTCACTTCCTCAGGTGGTCCCAAAAAATGGAGCCCCACGTCGATTATGCTTGCCTTGCTCATTTTCTTAGCATTAATTGGATTACTAAGCAGATAA
- a CDS encoding LolA family protein, which produces MRKKLLLLFAGLMAVLMLAACGSKSQEDVVKDLSGKVESLKGYKADATMTLQMGTEPQTYDVQIWHKAPTYYRVNLKNAQKDQSQMILRNDDGVFVLTPALNKSFRFQSDWPENSSQAYLYESLIEDIIADKEAKFSSTKEHYVFETKTRYQNNKMLPYQEITFKKDLTPVSVKVMDPDRKALVTVEFTNVKFDASFDAKDFDMAKNMTGAQLEVPVMSNVKDEEFTVMYPSEEIAGVDLIEEKEVKTENGKRVILTYDGEKSFTLVQEKAIVAEASVASTTVSGEPIDLGFTIGALSGNTISWTYQGVDYMLASNDLSEEEMAMLARSVEVQADVSK; this is translated from the coding sequence ATGAGGAAGAAATTATTATTGCTATTCGCCGGGCTAATGGCAGTACTTATGTTAGCCGCCTGTGGATCTAAATCACAAGAGGATGTGGTGAAGGATTTAAGCGGAAAGGTTGAAAGTTTGAAAGGTTATAAGGCGGATGCCACAATGACTTTGCAAATGGGAACTGAGCCTCAAACGTATGATGTGCAAATTTGGCACAAAGCTCCTACTTACTATCGAGTAAATTTAAAGAATGCTCAAAAAGACCAAAGTCAAATGATTTTACGTAATGACGACGGTGTGTTTGTGTTAACACCAGCACTTAACAAGAGCTTCCGCTTCCAAAGCGATTGGCCGGAAAATAGTAGCCAGGCGTATTTGTATGAATCACTCATTGAAGACATTATTGCTGATAAGGAAGCGAAATTTAGTTCGACCAAGGAGCATTATGTATTTGAAACAAAGACTAGATATCAAAACAACAAGATGCTGCCTTACCAAGAAATCACTTTTAAAAAGGATTTAACACCTGTAAGCGTAAAAGTAATGGATCCTGACCGAAAGGCATTAGTAACCGTCGAATTTACAAATGTAAAATTTGATGCAAGCTTTGATGCGAAGGATTTTGATATGGCAAAAAATATGACAGGTGCCCAGCTAGAAGTTCCTGTTATGTCAAATGTTAAAGATGAAGAGTTCACGGTTATGTACCCATCTGAAGAGATTGCTGGTGTGGACTTAATTGAAGAAAAAGAAGTGAAAACAGAGAATGGAAAACGTGTGATTCTAACTTACGATGGTGAAAAGAGCTTTACGCTTGTACAGGAAAAAGCAATTGTCGCTGAAGCATCGGTTGCATCAACGACCGTATCTGGGGAACCGATTGACCTTGGTTTCACGATTGGCGCCTTGTCAGGAAATACGATTTCATGGACGTATCAAGGTGTAGATTACATGCTTGCCTCTAATGACTTATCCGAAGAAGAAATGGCTATGTTAGCTAGATCGGTTGAAGTACAAGCGGATGTAAGTAAATAA
- a CDS encoding Cof-type HAD-IIB family hydrolase codes for MTLPYKMIVLDLDDTLLNDEHSLSKRNKEALMAAQELGVKVVLASGRPTFGMVSIAKDLQLDQYGSYILSFNGSKIINAKTNEEIFNSTISSDMAHRLYDLSKREGVAILSYKDESIVIEEPNEYADIEATITGLPMQIVDQFKATITEPVVKAMMLAHPDILVNVEQTLVKEVGKEVSVFRSKPFFLEFTALNVTKGTSLHQLTQKLGIKAEEVIAIGDSYNDITMIEFAGLGVAMGNAPDAIKEIANHVTETNNNDGVAKVVEDFILSKVKVATK; via the coding sequence ATGACTCTTCCATACAAAATGATTGTGTTAGATTTAGACGATACTTTGCTCAATGACGAACATTCTCTTTCAAAAAGAAACAAAGAAGCTTTAATGGCAGCGCAAGAGCTTGGTGTGAAAGTGGTTCTGGCTTCTGGCCGACCAACATTCGGGATGGTTTCCATTGCGAAGGATTTACAGCTAGATCAATACGGAAGCTATATACTTTCCTTTAACGGCTCAAAAATTATAAACGCTAAAACTAATGAAGAAATTTTTAATTCTACGATCTCAAGTGACATGGCTCATCGTTTATACGACTTGAGTAAACGTGAAGGTGTGGCTATTTTATCTTATAAAGATGAATCCATTGTCATCGAAGAGCCTAACGAGTATGCGGATATTGAAGCAACGATTACCGGACTTCCTATGCAAATCGTTGATCAATTTAAAGCAACGATTACAGAGCCTGTTGTAAAAGCAATGATGCTTGCACATCCAGATATTCTTGTAAATGTTGAACAAACACTTGTTAAAGAAGTAGGAAAGGAAGTAAGTGTGTTCCGTTCGAAGCCTTTCTTCTTAGAATTCACCGCTCTGAACGTGACAAAAGGGACAAGCCTACATCAATTAACTCAAAAGCTTGGCATAAAGGCTGAAGAAGTGATTGCGATCGGTGATAGTTACAATGACATTACCATGATTGAATTTGCAGGTCTTGGCGTCGCAATGGGGAACGCACCCGACGCGATCAAAGAAATCGCTAATCACGTAACAGAAACTAATAATAATGATGGTGTTGCTAAAGTGGTTGAGGATTTTATCCTTTCGAAAGTAAAGGTAGCAACTAAGTAA
- a CDS encoding DEAD/DEAH box helicase, with translation MTKFQDLGISPATMKSLKRMGFEEATPVQAQTIPLSLENKDLIGQAQTGTGKTAAFGIPLIDKIDVNSNVVQGIVIAPTRELAIQVSEELYKIGYGKRARVLSIYGGQDINRQIRALKKFPQIIVGTPGRVLDHINRKTLRLENVHTVILDEADEMLNMGFIEDIESILAQTPEERQTLLFSATMPAPIQRMAEKFMKNPEIVKVKAKEMTVPAIEQFYVEVQEKSKFDILTRLLNIQAPELAIVFGRTKRRVDELSEALNLRGYMAEGIHGDLSQAKRMSVLKKFKEGSIDVLVATDVAARGLDISGVTHVYNFDIPQDPESYVHRIGRTGRAGKTGMAMTLITPREKSYLSVVEKTIKRKMEKMVPPTLDEALEGQQKAAIEKILQSIESENLQYYKQAADELLEQQDASTIVAAVLKMLTKEPDSTPVTLTEEKPLPMKKDFRSNDRRGKYDSKNRSKGSYKPRQGQSQGHGSRRPNHSGSNRTDSRSNSYNR, from the coding sequence ATGACAAAGTTTCAAGATTTAGGTATTAGTCCAGCAACGATGAAGTCGTTAAAGAGAATGGGCTTTGAGGAAGCGACTCCTGTACAAGCACAAACCATTCCACTTAGCTTGGAAAACAAAGACTTGATCGGGCAAGCGCAGACTGGAACAGGAAAAACAGCTGCCTTTGGAATTCCTTTAATCGATAAGATTGATGTAAACTCAAATGTGGTTCAAGGAATTGTTATTGCACCAACAAGAGAGCTAGCCATCCAAGTATCTGAAGAGTTATACAAAATTGGCTATGGAAAACGAGCAAGAGTTCTTTCCATTTACGGTGGGCAAGATATCAATAGACAAATTCGCGCTCTTAAAAAATTCCCTCAAATCATTGTAGGTACTCCAGGAAGAGTTCTTGATCACATTAACAGAAAAACGCTTCGCCTTGAAAATGTACATACAGTGATTTTGGATGAGGCAGACGAGATGTTAAACATGGGCTTTATTGAGGATATTGAGTCTATTCTTGCTCAAACTCCAGAGGAGCGTCAAACTTTGTTATTCTCTGCAACGATGCCTGCACCTATTCAACGTATGGCTGAGAAGTTTATGAAGAACCCTGAGATTGTTAAAGTAAAAGCAAAGGAAATGACTGTTCCTGCCATTGAGCAATTTTACGTAGAGGTTCAGGAAAAGAGTAAGTTTGATATTTTAACGCGCCTATTGAATATTCAAGCGCCAGAGCTTGCGATTGTATTCGGTCGTACAAAGCGTAGAGTTGATGAGCTTTCAGAAGCCTTAAATTTACGCGGGTATATGGCTGAAGGAATTCATGGTGATTTAAGCCAAGCGAAACGTATGTCTGTTTTGAAAAAGTTTAAAGAAGGGTCAATTGATGTGCTAGTGGCAACAGATGTTGCTGCCCGTGGACTTGATATTTCGGGTGTTACTCACGTGTACAATTTCGATATTCCACAAGACCCTGAAAGCTATGTACACCGTATTGGTCGTACAGGTCGCGCTGGTAAAACAGGTATGGCAATGACGTTAATTACACCAAGAGAAAAATCATACCTATCAGTGGTAGAAAAAACGATCAAGAGAAAGATGGAGAAAATGGTGCCTCCTACGTTAGATGAGGCATTAGAAGGCCAGCAAAAAGCAGCCATCGAAAAAATTCTTCAATCGATCGAATCTGAGAACTTACAATATTACAAGCAGGCTGCCGATGAGCTTCTAGAGCAACAGGATGCATCCACAATCGTGGCAGCGGTTCTCAAAATGCTAACGAAGGAACCGGATTCAACACCGGTCACGTTAACGGAAGAGAAACCATTACCAATGAAGAAAGATTTCCGTAGCAATGACCGCCGTGGTAAGTACGATTCTAAGAATAGAAGCAAAGGCTCTTACAAACCAAGACAAGGTCAAAGTCAAGGTCATGGAAGTCGCCGTCCCAATCACAGTGGTTCTAACAGAACTGATTCAAGATCGAACAGCTATAATCGTTAA
- the acpS gene encoding holo-ACP synthase, translating to MISGIGIDIVELSRIEELSKRQSRFVDRILTHKEKDKYHTYNGKRKTEYLAGRFAAKEAFSKAVGTGIGESLSFLDIEIQSDEKGQPMIIKPFSEGVYLSISHSKEYAVAQVVIEKNK from the coding sequence TTGATCTCGGGAATAGGTATTGATATCGTCGAGCTTTCTCGAATTGAGGAGCTAAGTAAAAGACAAAGTAGGTTTGTCGATCGAATTTTAACACATAAAGAAAAAGATAAATATCATACATATAACGGCAAAAGGAAAACGGAATACTTAGCCGGGCGATTTGCTGCAAAGGAGGCCTTTTCTAAGGCAGTTGGAACGGGTATTGGTGAATCGTTATCATTTTTAGATATAGAAATTCAGTCGGATGAAAAAGGGCAACCAATGATTATAAAACCCTTTAGTGAGGGTGTATACCTCTCCATTTCACATAGTAAAGAGTATGCGGTTGCGCAGGTGGTCATTGAAAAAAATAAATAG
- the uvsE gene encoding UV DNA damage repair endonuclease UvsE → MIVRLGYVAMSVELQNASPSQTMTFKQFSQIPDREAAIQKLERIAINNLTNCLRLLKHNVANEIHFFRFSSKLIPLANHEELSDWKYMRPLKGILQEIGQYLQEHPIRVDFHPDHFVLLNSKSTDILNNSIKTLAMHEALLKGMGIDPEHRCVMHVGGAYEDKEKALEQFIHNWAYVPASIQRMIMLENDDTTFHLEHTLYLCEKLGIPLVFDYHHHLANHENPEWEKEWDRVVSTWSFSKLPIKMHISSPKSEKEYRAHADTIDREMFLHFLHKIKGSVDEIHCMIEAKKKDAALFQLVDDLKEEKSISWIDQSSFEI, encoded by the coding sequence ATGATTGTTCGACTTGGGTATGTGGCAATGAGCGTAGAGCTTCAAAATGCCTCTCCTTCACAAACAATGACCTTTAAGCAATTTTCGCAGATTCCTGATCGGGAAGCGGCTATTCAAAAACTAGAGCGAATAGCGATAAATAATCTAACCAACTGCCTACGACTTCTTAAGCATAATGTAGCAAATGAGATCCATTTCTTTCGCTTTAGTTCCAAACTCATTCCGCTTGCTAATCATGAGGAGTTATCGGACTGGAAGTATATGAGACCATTAAAAGGGATATTGCAAGAAATCGGGCAATATTTACAGGAGCATCCGATAAGAGTTGATTTCCATCCGGATCATTTTGTCCTGCTGAACTCGAAGAGCACCGATATATTAAACAATTCAATAAAGACCCTTGCGATGCATGAAGCATTGCTCAAAGGAATGGGAATTGACCCGGAGCACCGTTGTGTCATGCATGTAGGCGGTGCATACGAGGACAAAGAAAAAGCCCTTGAGCAGTTTATACATAACTGGGCTTATGTCCCTGCTTCCATCCAGCGTATGATTATGTTAGAAAATGATGATACGACCTTTCATCTCGAACATACATTGTACTTATGTGAAAAGTTAGGGATTCCTTTAGTTTTTGACTATCATCACCACTTAGCGAATCACGAAAATCCAGAATGGGAAAAGGAATGGGATCGAGTAGTTTCAACTTGGAGTTTCTCCAAGTTACCGATTAAGATGCATATTTCTAGTCCGAAGTCTGAGAAGGAATATCGTGCCCATGCGGATACAATTGATCGAGAGATGTTCTTGCATTTTTTACATAAAATAAAAGGTTCTGTTGATGAAATTCATTGTATGATTGAAGCGAAAAAAAAGGATGCTGCGCTATTTCAACTAGTGGATGACTTAAAGGAAGAAAAAAGCATAAGCTGGATTGATCAATCAAGTTTTGAAATTTAA